From the Leifsonia sp. AG29 genome, one window contains:
- a CDS encoding carbohydrate ABC transporter permease, with protein MKQARIRSWSVGILAILVSVVVFLVPLAFVVLQASKTPDDASSLAFSWPKEWQFFPNLIAVLQSGDGLIWRAFINSFVLTVGSVALMVILSAMAGYVLARKRSKWGPVVNFFVLAGLIVPPAVVPTIWVLQGVGLYKTMPGMILIETTFGLSFCILLFRAFFGTVPRELDEAAVLDGAGRVRLFFQVILPLLRPVIVTVIVVQSVFVFNDFQGPLYFLPGSDNATVQTTLYTFSGQNLSFYNLLFMDILLITIPPLVAYIFFNRQIIAGITSGAVKG; from the coding sequence CGCGATCCTGGTCTCCGTCGTCGTCTTCCTCGTGCCGCTGGCCTTCGTCGTCCTGCAGGCCTCCAAGACGCCGGACGACGCCTCCAGCCTGGCCTTCAGCTGGCCCAAGGAGTGGCAGTTCTTCCCGAACCTCATCGCCGTGCTCCAGAGCGGCGACGGCCTGATCTGGCGGGCGTTCATCAACTCGTTCGTGCTCACCGTCGGATCCGTGGCGCTGATGGTGATCCTCTCCGCCATGGCCGGGTACGTGCTCGCCCGCAAGCGCAGCAAGTGGGGACCCGTGGTGAACTTCTTCGTCCTCGCCGGGCTGATCGTGCCTCCCGCCGTCGTCCCCACGATCTGGGTGCTGCAGGGGGTGGGGCTGTACAAGACGATGCCGGGCATGATCCTGATCGAGACCACCTTCGGGCTCTCGTTCTGCATCCTGCTGTTCCGCGCCTTCTTCGGCACCGTCCCCCGGGAGCTCGACGAGGCCGCGGTGCTCGACGGAGCCGGCCGGGTCCGGTTGTTCTTCCAGGTCATCCTGCCGCTCCTCCGGCCGGTGATCGTGACGGTGATCGTGGTGCAGTCGGTGTTCGTCTTCAACGACTTCCAAGGGCCGCTGTACTTCCTCCCCGGCTCGGACAACGCCACCGTGCAGACCACGCTGTACACGTTCTCGGGGCAGAACCTGAGCTTCTACAACCTGCTCTTCATGGACATCCTCCTCATCACCATCCCGCCGCTGGTGGCCTACATCTTCTTCAACCGGCAGATCATCGCCGGCATCACCAGCGGCGCCGTCAAGGGATGA